A window of Onychostoma macrolepis isolate SWU-2019 chromosome 01, ASM1243209v1, whole genome shotgun sequence contains these coding sequences:
- the LOC131546483 gene encoding uncharacterized protein LOC131546483 — MEELLKHLTEVSIRQQQIMEHVASRQGETERELAELRFTAAQRVPLSDPRVRATQLLPKMTVHDDIEHFLQMFEAVALREDWPQEEWARIIAPLLTGEAQRAYFALPSEKADSYEELRKEILARVGLSPICAAQLFQDWEYKPRLPARGQAAELSRLARHWLLVADPTASQVAERVVVDRLLRGLPRPLWQAAGMRNPLTIGEVVEAIELADATLHREAGERVPPFPRRVVQERRVPEGTSRPVNRPAVPGPQDEPMPTKPPRSPNRAWLTGCTLHQEPPLAAPQAEVRINGRPFPALLDSGSAVSLIQPAVLPQRAESKALLSVTCVHGDTRQVPARRINISAAHGTWPVEVGVLKDLPVPILLGRDWPGFDRLLAAASQPVSPAGNRRRRKPRRSTRRRPVLLASDSARDGESPSQNTNLYYDVFQQVTGGGSFAKEQHGDDRLKHCWTQVRVIEGKEILPAPHPIPHFRIQNGRLYCVAQRRGEEKSLLVVPKAKTEVVMELAHAHPMAGHLGVQNTTQRIRDRFHWPGLEADVRRFCQACPTCQRTSPRTPPPSPLIPLPIIEVPFERIGMDLIGPLPKSARGHEHILVIVDYATRYPEAIQTF; from the coding sequence ATGGAAGAACTCCTCAAACATCTCACAGAGGTGAGCATCCGCCAGCAACAAATCATGGAGCATGTGGCCTCCCGACAAGGCGAGACAGAGCGGGAACTCGCCGAGCTCCGTTTCACCGCGGCCCAACGGGTCCCGCTCTCCGATCCCCGAGTCCGGGCGACCCAGCTTCTCCCTAAGATGACTGTCCACGACGACATAGAACACTTCCTCCAAATGTTCGAGGCCGTCGCGCTCCGGGAGGACTGGCCGCAAGAGGAATGGGCCCGGATTATCGCTCCCCTTctgactggagaggcacagcgAGCATACTTCGCGTTACCCTCGGAGAAGGCCGACTCCTATGAGGAATTAAGAAAGGAAATCCTGGCTAGAGTGGGCCTGTCCCCTATTTGTGCGGCCCAACTGTTTCAAGACTGGGAGTACAAGCCCCGCCTACCGGCCCGCGGCCAGGCAGCCGAGCTCTCGCGTTTGGCACGACATTGGCTCCTTGTCGCGGACCCCACGGCCAGCCAAGTTGCCGAGAGAGTCGTCGTGGACAGGCTTCTTCGAGGTCTACCCCGGCCCCTTTGGCAAGCCGCGGGGATGCGCAACCCCCTTACCATCGGGGAAGTCGTCGAGGCCATCGAACTGGCGGATGCCACCCTTCACCGAGAGGCGGGGGAGCGAGTGCCGCCTTTTCCCCGGAGGGTGGTCCAGGAGCGACGCGTGCCGGAGGGCACCTCGCGACCGGTAAACAGGCCAGCGGTTCCAGGCCCCCAGGATGAGCCCATGCCCACCAAGCCACCCCGCTCTCCAAACCGGGCCTGGCTGACAGGCTGCACCCTACACCAGGAACCACCCCTCGCCGCCCCACAGGCGGAGGTACGGATTAACGGACGCCCATTTCCCGCCCTCCTGGACTCAGGCAGCGCCGTAAGCCTCATCCAACCAGCCGTCCTTCCCCAGCGGGCCGAGTCCAAGGCCCTCCTGTCCGTAACCTGCGTCCATGGGGACACGCGGCAGGTACCCGCACGGCGGATCAACATCTCGGCGGCCCATGGAACCTGGCCAGTGGAAGTGGGGGTCCTAAAGGACCTGCCGGTCCCCATCCTTCTCGGGAGAGACTGGCCGGGCTTCGACCGGCTCCTCGCCGCCGCCAGCCAGCCTGTCAGCCCTGCCGGGAACCGCCGTCGCCGCAAACCCAGACGCAGTACCCGCCGTCGCCCCGTGTTGCTGGCATCTGACAGCGCCCGAGACGGTGAGTCCCCCTCTCAAAATACTAACCTGTACTATGATGTATTCCAACAGGTAACGGGAGGGGGATCGTTCGCAAAGGAGCAGCACGGGGATGACCGCCTGAAACATTGCTGGACGCAAGTGCGGGTGATCGAGGGGAAAGAGATCCTACCAGCACCGCACCCGATCCCCCACTTCCGCATCCAAAATGGCCGCCTTTACTGTGTCGCCCAGCGGAGGGGGGAGGAAAAATCGCTATTGGTAGTGCCAAAAGCTAAAACAGAAGTCGTGATGGAACTAGCCCACGCCCACCCGATGGCCGGCCACCTCGGAGTGCAAAATACCACCCAACGCATCAGGGATCGCTTCCATTGGCCAGGCCTGGAGGCCGATGTGAGGCGCTTCTGTCAAGCCTGCCCGACTTGCCAACGAACCTCACCGAGAACTCCTCCCCCCAGCCCGCTGATTCCGCTACCCATCATCGAGGTGCCCTTCGAGCGCATCGGGATGGACCTGATAGGGCCGTTGCCGAAGTCCGCCCGTGGCCACGAACACATCCTGGTGATTGTCGACTATGCCACCCGGTACCCAGAGGCAATTCAAACCTTCTGA